CGGAAAATCGCCGCATCCGCCATATAAACATACATGCCTTTAAACGTCATTGGCGTGACGGGTAAAGGGGCATCCGTGGCTTTCAAGGTGTAATTCAGCGCGGAATCGATGTCGTTACCGCTGGCATCCAACATCGTCAAGTTATTGCCTTTTGGACGAAAATAGCGCTTATTGCCATCGGTGCCCGTCAGCACTAACTTATCCGCGGTACGCTGCCAACTGCCATATTCCGCAAAAGTTTGATCGCCATCGCGTGCACCACGATAGATCTCTTTCAGTACAAAGGTGCCGTCTTTTTCCAAGAACAGCGACGTATCCATGCCCTCGCAGTCAGCACAAGGCAATACGCCCTGAAAACTTTGCGCCATCGGCTTGAGAGGTTGTTCTACATATTGGGAACGAGCGTTACACCCGAACAGTGCCATCGCACCCGCTGCCAAAAACAGCGAAATAGCCAATTTTTTCACAGTTGTTCTCCTACTGTGGGTCCCTATTATTTTAATCTTCGGTGACATACTAAGCACAAACGCTAATCCGCACTCACCTTGCCACGTAAAGATTTCGTCACCCCGCGTCGGGTTTTACTTTCTACCCGCTTACGTTTTGCATTTCGACTCGGCTTCGTTGGGCGACGAACTTTCTCCACCACGCCTGCCGATTTAATTAATTCCGTCAATCTTGCCAGCGCCGCTTCGCGATTCATCTCCTGACTCCGATATTCCTGCGCCTTGATGATAATGACGCCGTCGGGGGTAATCAGATGATGACTCATCGCCAGTAAACGCTCTTGGTACAAAGGCGGTAAACTGGAGCTGCGAATATCAAAGCGTAGGTGAATCGCCGTTGAAGACTTATTCACATTTTGGCCACCGTTGCCCTGCGCGCGGATCGCGGTGATTTCAATTTCGTCATCGCTTACTGAGACGGTGTTGGTAATCTGCAACATCTCAGACTCCCGCAGGCTTCCAGTGATCAAACTGGATTTCAACGTTGTTTTGCGCGTCAGACAGCCAGATTGCGCCTTCCTGTATTGTTGCCTGTAAGTCCATGGTGCGGTTAGCAAACTTAGGCAGCAGCGCCATAATTTCATCGCTAACAAAACGGATAGATAGTGCTTTAAGCCCGCTCAGTTTTGCCTGATTTTGTTGCCACCACACGCGGCCAGCGCGTTCACTATAAGCGTAGAGCACCACTTCCTGCGATAACGAACAGGCTTTTTTAAGACGTTTCTCATCGGGTAAGCCGAGTTCAATCCACAGATCGATACCGTTGTAATCATTACGTAGCCATAATTCTGGCTCATCGTCGGCGCATAATCCTTTGGTAAAAGTCAGGCGCTCGTTTGCATGGCAAATCCAAGCTAAAAGCCGCAGCATCATGCGTTGTTCAGTTTCTGATGGATGCTGCGCCAGCGTCAGGGAGGCGTCATGATAAAAATGACGATCCATATCTGCAATATTGACGTTAGCTTTGTAAATCGTTGCCT
This is a stretch of genomic DNA from Hafnia alvei. It encodes these proteins:
- a CDS encoding YaeQ family protein, whose product is MALKATIYKANVNIADMDRHFYHDASLTLAQHPSETEQRMMLRLLAWICHANERLTFTKGLCADDEPELWLRNDYNGIDLWIELGLPDEKRLKKACSLSQEVVLYAYSERAGRVWWQQNQAKLSGLKALSIRFVSDEIMALLPKFANRTMDLQATIQEGAIWLSDAQNNVEIQFDHWKPAGV
- the arfB gene encoding alternative ribosome rescue aminoacyl-tRNA hydrolase ArfB, with the protein product MLQITNTVSVSDDEIEITAIRAQGNGGQNVNKSSTAIHLRFDIRSSSLPPLYQERLLAMSHHLITPDGVIIIKAQEYRSQEMNREAALARLTELIKSAGVVEKVRRPTKPSRNAKRKRVESKTRRGVTKSLRGKVSAD
- the nlpE gene encoding envelope stress response activation lipoprotein NlpE (NlpE, an outer membrane lipoprotein, interacts directly with CpxA, the sensor histidine kinase of the Cpx system for response to envelope stress.), which produces MKKLAISLFLAAGAMALFGCNARSQYVEQPLKPMAQSFQGVLPCADCEGMDTSLFLEKDGTFVLKEIYRGARDGDQTFAEYGSWQRTADKLVLTGTDGNKRYFRPKGNNLTMLDASGNDIDSALNYTLKATDAPLPVTPMTFKGMYVYMADAAIFRDCATGKQFPVSNNIALEQGYSHAQAEPGQPVFLEIQGHFAVTPSMEEGLVEKALVPDGQPRFDAKGGCAN